A region of the Conger conger chromosome 6, fConCon1.1, whole genome shotgun sequence genome:
ATTAGCAGAGATTGCGCGAATAGTTACGCCTATCTCGTTCTTGCTGGTGTAATTCTGCGACTTCTAAAGCGTATGACCCATGTAAATAACAACTAACCTCAAAATAGTGAAGCCACATTAAAGCATAACATTTAGGCAAAGGCATTAATCGGTTCACTGCGCGCAAACCAGTGCTGCTATTTTAGCCATGGAGGTTGGCTTCCCCGAGGACATCAGCGCCCTTCATACCTGCCCTCGGGTCCCAACATGGATTTGTATTGGACGTGCGTCGCCGCGACCCATTGCGTTGACCCTCACTGCTCGGCGTTGGCCGCAAGATTCACCACACGGCACATCAGACACAAGCGAGAGCACGTCACAGCGCGCGCGCTCCCTCCAGCCAAATGTTTGCTTCGTTGACCgtagaaaaaacacaacattttcCTTCTACATTATATTTGGATTATTCAGAGCACAGAACGTCATGCACAACAGTACGCTTCTGCTTTGTTTAGTTGTAAACAAGATTTTCAGGTATTGTGATTTGAGTTAGCTTGATGCCAAATGCACACGGGTTTGTGAATTGCTCTTGGTAAGGCTGCCAGCGTGCCTCAgcaatcacacagacaggaggtcAACTCATTTaatgcacagagacagagccacTCCTCTTATAGCCACAAATGAAAAGGCAAAGCTCCAAATGCAGAGGAACATCAGCTGCTTGGCGTCCTGTGCCTGGCACTTCCTCTGAGCTCTCATGCCATATTTCACAAGTGGAACAGCCTCACCATTAATGTCTATCTGTGCCATAATTGCTCCACTTTCCTGTTTGAGCCCATGAACAGGGGTTATGTTCTTATTCATATGTCATTGAACATTTCAGCATTTTCCACATTAGTTAGGTTTAGGTCTGTCCCTTGTCATTATCTCACCTGCACGACTGTTTATGAATCTAATGGCCTCAACTCAAATtgttcctgtatgtgtgtaaaaaCATTGGTTTAACCTATATCAAACCTAATGTGTGTGACTTGATAAAGAACAACTAATAGCAACCATTTCTGTGAACTTGTGAAGTTGTGTTTCtttactgccccctgctggatgTTGAGTGGATGTTGGGTACTACAATATTTCATGCGGCAATAAAAAAGCCAGTAATTGTTCACAAGTTCATATTCTAACATAACATGCTCCATATGATTTCATGACAAGGATCGACTTAGCTTCATAATAAATACCACGACACAGGGAGAGTTTTGGATTGAATAGCTGCAAATTGCGCTGTAGATGAATTGAGGTCTGAGTGTTTGCAATTCCATGACAAAGATGTGAAGAATTTCAAACTGCTGTGAAAGTATACGAGTGATAAACAGGTACCCTTCCAAATGGATGCATGTCAGTCAGTTGATGTGGCTGATATTTCCTTGTCAAGCGGTCTGCGAATGGATCAGTGTTACCCAGAGCTCTTCATCATCACAGATTGTTgttcttttgtattttgtgtttctgcTGGACTGTGCTTTTcatggctgtgctgtgctccGGGGTCCTGGGAGTGTGAGGCATCATGAAACCAAAGTGGGTGGAGCTAACATACCCTATCAGTGCTTTCGACCAACCATTCTCCAAGTTCCGCTGTGGAGAGGGGAACAGAACTGTTTTCATTGGTTCAAACAAGCTAGCATTCACATCCCACTGTACCTCCACCCATTCTTGGATTTGTGAAAAATAATCTGTTATCATGGGTTGTTTTATGCTCTGAAattttgatttgtgttgtgCATTTGGTTGGGCTTGTAATGTTTGggctttatttctgtattttttcattatgtgAGCTATACTCCGTTTTTTCTGCAACGTATTTTCTTTGCATATGCTGTATATCTGTTGTGATcgctcagtgctggtctcatgCCTTTGTGTATTCATTGAGGAAATATGGTGTGGTTCGATGGAGGCTAAAAGAAACCCTTGTCCACGAATGTGGCAGTTTAATTGTAGACATAAACCCATAAGCTTGAGCAAATTTCTCATTGTTTTGAGAGAaaaattaacacacacacacacagctttgtcCACAAACACcctgaaatgcataaaaatacagttttgtaTTTACTAAGGTGTAACCCAATACCCCAATGTTTTTATTCGCAGGATGGAGCGGGATGCCAACTTTGCCCAGAAGAAAGCAGAGCGTGCCACGGTCAGGAGTCACTTTCGGGACAAATACAGACTTCCAAAGGTAAACAATTAATTTATATCAtctggaaattatttttaactgtaATTGTCTTATGCAAACATTCATCAAAGAGAGTTTGGATATGTATTTTCCCATttgaatcaaaataaaagtgccCGGTCTTGCTCTGAAGGTAAAAGGAACATACTAACCCACATACTATTTTAATGCTCccagttaaccctttcagtcccaggaGTGCCATagcttttcaaccaatcaaaatgactgctgtactGAGCCCCTTCTCAACTGTCTCAAAAGCCCTtgtgatttgggtggagccacttgggacacatattgggcttgggattGAAAGGGTTAACAGACGAGCGCATTGCCCGACAAAATCTTAATTTCATCCCTCACTTTCcacctctcctgccctctccttTCCCCGCCCTCCGTCCCTCTGCCAGAACGAGGTTGACGACACTCAGATCCAGCAGGCGGGAGACGACATCGAGCTGCCCATGGAGCTAGCCAAGATGATCGCCGAGGACAACCAGGAGGAGGCCAACAAGCAGTCCGTCATCGGGCAGCTGACCAACATCCAGAACGTGGACCTGGACCAGCTCAAGGACAAGGCCCAGGCCACGCTGGAGGACCTCAAGCAGTCTGCCGAGAAGTGCTGCGTCATGTGACCCGGACCCGCCCAGACGCCAGTTTACACCTCGCTCATCCACACACATTCAACCCTCTACAGTCACTCACAATCCCAGTGACCTCCCCCGTAACAGTCACACAAACGTTTGCTTGAAGGCACATATCACACATAGAGGCTACAGACAGAGACGTGTAGTTCACTCCTCGGAGACACAGAGAACACGTTCAAGAGGTTACAAAAGGTTACATACACTAGAACTCTGGccaacatgcaaaacatacattttgtttacTGCCTCTTAACTCTTAACTGTCTCTGTCTTGTAGCTCATTGTGCTAATGGTCTATGATCTCTTCCATACCCCACCCATGACTCCACAATTTCAGTAATGCTGTTTTGTGCTGGTGGTTTGATATTGTTTAGCTGCTATGATGTGTCAAGTGCTGTCTTTGGGTGTCATCCTTTGACTGAGAGTACTGGTTTCAATATTTAggaacgcactcacacacaaacacgcactccCCTAAATATATTGCTATATGTCAGCATTGTTGTATTACGACAGAAGTCAGTAACGCTgctatataaatgtttttggaggCAACTGAGGACACTGAGTGGACACAGAGTACGGGCCTCATTATGTACAAAAATTGTCAAATTGCATATTCAGTATTTTGTGCGTTTCTGTGGCATTAAAAACTGTCATTTGTGTCACTAATTTTaatgcggggggagggggggggataaaATCTGTAAGACTAGCTTGAATTCTGAGAGATGTGGGGGTACTAGCAGATGTCCAGTTCTCAAAATGTCCATTGTCAAATACTGGTGATGGCAATGCTCACAAAGTTATTGCAATGCAATCTATTTATACAGcttgatatttactgaagcaatcaAGGTTTCGTAAAtatccttgctcaagggtaccaCAGCAGCACCCCACCTGGGATCGTACCCATAATTCCTGAGTTATAAATCCTTCCCTGTCCATTATTCTACATTAGCAGTTTGCCACCCATTGCACGAACAGCGTGGTAATTTCACCCGACTGGGGCTTTGAGAAAGCCCCCACATTTCTGAAATGTGCTTATGCTTCATTTTGAATTTAGAAGTTACCATtcactaatgtagctgttaaaatgaattaattgatttacaaatacattaattaagcattaaattaacTTCAGTAGTTCATGTATTTAACTACTTATTAATGTATTAGgtatatgaatatttatacattagcaaaccataggatacaTTTCTAATTAGTTAATCATTAACTAATAAATTACGTTTTATTAATTCCAGTATTAAtcggcattaactaatgttgttgcaaacattaattaatgatgtacaaatacataaacacagctgtacagattaacttctcactAGCTAGTTAACAACTGCATtcgttaatgccaattcatgtaaccttattatCGTGTTACCTTAGGATTGAATGACATTtgctaaatatacagtatgtgaatatGAAAAGCACTTGCATTGTTATTGAGTACTTATCACCCTTCAAACTGGTGAAGAGGAGAAGGAAGGACATTGCTTTTGTTGCTCTTCTTGTCGTGTAGCTTGCTAGGTGGAAAGGCTGAGCTAGGCTCAGTAAATGATTGACATCTGCTTCATAGGCCCATTAGTTTTAATGACAATTCCAGTTATGCAACTGAAaggattattattttcaaaattattttgcactttttctACTCTAATCtcttattttgttattgttttcaaGGGTCTGATTTTAAACTTGATGATTTTTGAATGATTAGAGTACCCCTTGCTATATGTGGGACTGTAAAATctacaataaacatattttataacACATGCGTTTTAGATTTGACTGTGATCATTTAGGCCTTTTACTAATGATCAATGACACCGAAGATATTTACTCACACTTGGAGAACTGTAGATGCATAGGTTTTTTTTACTGATACACAGTACTTATGATAAACCAAAGCAGTAGATTAGTTACTTCACAAATTTCCATAGGTCTGAGGGTTGTTGAATTAAAAACCAGAACACCCTATGGCCCTAACACGGAAAGGGAAGCAGCTACAAATCCCTCTTGTCAAAAGACTAAATGCAGAAGATTAGTCTTTTAACCAAAAAAAGATGTGCCTTCTGCTTCTGGTTTAGAGCAGAATAAGAAGAATATGGATcctagaaaataaataagtgtcTTATCCGAAACACAATTTTTAATGTGTAGTCAATAATTAGGCCAAGATGCAATAAAGTGCTTGTAAATTAGGTTTTTAATACTGCAAGTTATAACaagtacaaaatgcagaatGGTGACACATAATATCCCTTTGAGAGCATACAATTGGATTCATGCCCAAATTAgcagatataaataaataaaaaactgagcAGTGATATTTGtctcttctcttttttatttggtgtatttgaaaatattatgtTAATATTAAATGATTAGCATATTAGTACTATTCATAGCAGAGTGATTTTAGGGTTTTGATGGTTCACATTTCCACGCTGTCCTCTGTCTTGCTCTGACCAATAGGAATGCGGATACAGAGCTTTTGACAGCATTGTGTATCTTCCTCTTTCGTCTCGTTCTTGAGCAAAGCTAACTTCCTGATTcttctcttctttcttcttttcctttctCTCCACCATTCTCCCGTATCTTTCTCACCATCCACAGGCTTGGTCTCGCTGGCCCTCGATCCTGTTTTCGCCTGCTTCGCTTTGGCCATCCTCTCGGTCAGCTTCCTCCATCTTCTCTCTTTGTCCCTCTTCCGCTCCTCCGCCACCTGAACGCGTATAATCTCCCTCTGCTTCCTCAGCAGCTCCCCCTCCTTCCGTTTCAGCTCTGCCACCACGGCCTTGTGCTCCTTatccttcctcttctcctccctctccctctccagcctCTCCTGGTCCCACCGCTGCTCCTCGGCCTTCTGGGCCATGATGGCCTCCTTcgccttcttcttctcctcctttgtCTTCGCCTCCGCGTGGAGAACTTTCTTCGCCTCCTCGagcctcttctccctctcctgcctctCCAGCTCGCTCACCCGCTGCTCAGCCCTGACCGCCTCGTCCCGCTCCTGGAGCGCCTTCTTGAGAGACGCCTTCATCTTCGTCCTCTCGTCCTCCATCTCCCCCACCTCCGTCTCCATCTCCTCCCTGTCCTGCTTCATCTGGCTCACCACCCTGTtcctctccagctccagctcgGTGATCTTCCTGTCCTTCTCCTTCATCTCGTTCCTCCACTCCTCCGCCACTTTCCGCCGATGTCTCTCCGTCTGGCCCCTCTCCTGCTGCCACGCCGCCCGCTCAGTGAGCAGCTGGTCCAGCAGGCTGTTTGTGGCCTTGGACCACTTC
Encoded here:
- the LOC133131271 gene encoding complexin-3-like; translated protein: MAFMVKHMVGGQLKNLTGGLGEEMKTGEGEKTEAEAKGMTQEEFEQYQQQLVEEKMERDANFAQKKAERATVRSHFRDKYRLPKNEVDDTQIQQAGDDIELPMELAKMIAEDNQEEANKQSVIGQLTNIQNVDLDQLKDKAQATLEDLKQSAEKCCVM